In a genomic window of Erigeron canadensis isolate Cc75 chromosome 5, C_canadensis_v1, whole genome shotgun sequence:
- the LOC122600285 gene encoding formin-like protein 3, with translation MGIMNKCNNLLSSFYKQIKSPSSVSKSRQPPQIIPSSRTPPSPPPSPSPPINRTMGGASQALKHIPRIKFPQRHPKPSSSSGSVTQTKATPATNEVPSTFFSRSAPSEKTLGGKASLQPKRTPMTQEEIDAIMLGGCL, from the exons atgggAATAATGAACAAATGCAATAATCTTTTGTCATCATTCTATAAACAAATAAAGTCGCCCTCTTCCGTCTCGAAATCCCGTCAGCCACCGCAGATTATTCCATCTTCCCGTAcgccgccgtcaccaccaccgtcaccgtcGCCGCCGATCAATCGAACAATGGGCGGAGCATCTCAAGCTTTGAAACACATCCCCCGGATCAAGTTTCCTCAGCGTCATCCCaaaccttcttcttcttctg GTTCTGTGACTCAGACCAAAGCAACACCTGCTACCAATGAGGTACCTTCCACATTTTTTTCTAGGTCTGCCCCATCTGAAAAAACTTTAGGGGGGAAAGCTTCTCTTCAACCCAAAAGAACACCGATGACTCAAGAAGAGATTGATGCTATTATG TTGGGAGGCTGCTTATGA
- the LOC122601781 gene encoding vinorine synthase-like gives MSLRSYVHISIPFASSMKIHRVKVVMAMKVEIQSRKLIKPSVSTPSALRQYKLSIIDELSPEMNIPLVLFFPPNLHTSQEPIAQLKESLKEALTPFYPFAGSYMENISTIDCNDQGVEFIQARADITIKEILDHKLDPHTVNQLSPSKLLGSNVTNAMLATQVTMFQCGGLALSVSIAHRIGDASAMNSFLTQWATLSRKNIKVESCGTDFTSSLLFPAQGLPSIEVGFAKLPINDEYVTKRLSFNANGISNMKAKVMRNGDSNTRQLFKVQLVSALIWKTFSDVDYAIHGHPRDSILLQSLALRQKGEKLASMKAKISLGNHWGPIITRCDATKTVKEPEE, from the coding sequence ATGTCTCTAAGGTCATACGTTCATATTTCCATTCCCTTTGCTTCCTCTATGAAAATACATCGAGTAAAAGTTGTTATGGCAATGAAGGTCGAAAttcaatcaagaaaattgataaaACCATCTGTTTCAACTCCCTCTGCTCTTCGTCAATATAAACTAAGCATCATCGATGAACTTTCCCCCGAGATGAACATACCTCTTGTTCTTTTTTTCCCTCCTAATCTTCATACTAGCCAAGAACCCATTGCCCAACTCAAGGAATCGTTAAAGGAAGCCCTGACACCTTTTTACCCTTTTGCAGGTAGCTATATGGAGAACATTTCCACAATTGACTGTAATGATCAAGGTGTCGAGTTTATTCAAGCGCGAGCTGATATAACAATCAAAGAGATTCTTGATCACAAATTGGATCCCCATACAGTCAACCAATTGAGCCCCTCCAAATTACTGGGCTCAAATGTTACTAATGCGATGCTTGCTACTCAGGTCACCATGTTCCAGTGTGGAGGTTTAGCACTCAGTGTAAGTATTGCACATAGGATTGGTGACGCCTCTGCTATGAACTCATTCCTTACTCAATGGGCTACCCTGAGTCGAAAAAACATCAAGGTTGAATCCTGTGGCACTGATTTCACATCATCCTTATTGTTTCCGGCTCAAGGTTTACCTTCCATTGAGGTAGGCTTTGCCAAGTTACCAATCAATGATGAATATGTCACAAAGAGATTGTCATTCAATGCTAATGGAATATCAAACATGAAAGCCAAGGTTATGCGTAATGGAGATAGCAACACACGTCAGTTGTTTAAGGTACAGTTGGTGTCGGCACTCATATGGAAAACTTTCAGTGATGTAGATTATGCAATTCATGGTCATCCAAGAGATTCCATCTTACTTCAATCGTTAGCACTTAGGCAAAAGGGGGAAAAACTTGCATCCATGAAAGCTAAAATTTCATTAGGGAATCATTGGGGGCCAATAATCACTAGGTGTGACGCTACCAAAACGGTCAAGGAGCCTGAAGAGTGA